The following is a genomic window from Clostridium fungisolvens.
ATCCTTATCCGTATCTTTTAATTTCACTATATATGTCCATCTTCCATAAGGATAAATTTTTGAAATTAATGATAGATTTATTATATACGACTTATGACTTCTAAAAAATTGAGCTTTATCTAATTTTTCTTCGATTTCCGAAAGAGTTGCTGAGGTTATAAAGTTATCAGATTTCGTATAGATAACTGTACTATTTTCTTCTCTCTGCACAAGAACAATCTCTTTAGAGTCAATAAAACTAACCCCTTCCTTGCTCTTAATCATAAGTTTTTCTAAGCCTTTTTCATGCTTTATTATCTTATCAATTCCATAACTAGTAGAAGGTCCATTTAGATTCTTGATTCTGTCCAAAGTCTGATTCAGCCTTTCAATCTTAAAAGGCTTAACCAAATAATCAAAAGCATATACTTGAAAAGCATCAGACATATACTGAGAATGTGCTGTTGCAAATATGATAATAGTTTTAGGATTAATATCTGATATCTTCTTAGCAAGTTCAATTCCATTACAATCCGGCATCTCCACATCTAGAAAAACTATTTCTGGCCTCTTTTCTTCAAAAATACTAATGGCAAGTTCTCCTTCTCCGGCCTCACCTATAACTTCAAAACCTTGAACCTTCTCTACGACTTTTCTTATTACTAATCTCATTCCTTTTTCATCATCTACTATTAGCACCTTCATAATTGATCTGCACCTTTCTATAGATGAACTACTTCAATCCTTAGACTCAAAATAAAGATTTCTATTAATCTGCAAATCTTTATTTTGATAGTTTCAAATATGAAGTAATTTATCTATAGATGTACCACTTCATAATAGAACTTATATTTTCAATTTCTCCTCTCAGAACCAGAGGAGTTTTGAAAATACTTTTCGGATTGAAGTGGTACATCTTTATATAAATATTAGACTCTTCTAAATCCTCTTCTACTTCTCTTACAAACAGGTTTACTTATTATTTCAGAAAGTATTATAGCCTCTTTTAACTTAGAAGGAGTTATTTCCTCGGAAATCCCTGTTATTAGACCTTTTTCTTCCTCCATCGGTTGCATATCGACTTTATTAGATCCTAAAGGTTCACCATATGAGTCTTTTGAGATAATATTACTTTCTACATTAATTCCATAGTCTATATCTTGCGAATATCTTGAATCAGCTCTATAGTCTCCACTCATCCCGGTTGTTACCATCTGCTTATACTTCTTAAAAGAACTACCTATACCTCTAAAATCTTCACTGTCTGTTATATTGTCCATAATATCAGATATAATATCTTTTAAATCCAAATCAATCACTCCTTTATGGACTTAATAGAAATCAATAATCTTTTATTGATTTTATTGATTTTCTTTATTAGTCTTTATCTCTTTTTTCTTTTGACCTGACTCAGATATTGATGATCTCATTCTTGTATCTGCTATCAAATTCTGCATATCATAGTAATCCATTATACCTAGCTTACCTTCTCTAAGTGCTTGTGCCATTGCTCTTGGAACTTCTGATTCAGCTTCAACTACTGTAGCTCTCATTTCTTGTTCCTTTGCTACAGCCATAGCTCTTCTTTCTTCTGCTTTAGCTTGTGCTATATTCTTATCAGCTTCTGCTTGAAGAGTTTGAAGATGTGCGCCTATATTTCTTCCTACATCTACATCCGCAATATCTATTGAAAGTATTTCAAACGCAGTACCTGCATCTAGTCCTTTATTTAGAACAGTTTGAGAAATAGCATCTGGATTTTCAAGAACTAGCTTATGACTTTCTGAAGAACCTACATTAGTTACTATACCTTCACCTACTCTGGCAAGAATTGTAGCTTCACCAGCTCCACCAACAAGTCTTTCCAAATTAGTTCTAACAGTAACTCTAGCCTTAACTAATAATTCAATACCATCCTTAGCAACAGCAGAAACATTTGGTGTTTCTATTACTTTAGGGTTAACACTCATCTTAACAGCCTCTAATACATCTCTACCCGCAAGGTCTATTGCAGCAGCCTTCTCAAAGTGAAGATCAATATCAGCTCTGTGTGCAGCTATAAGTGCATCAACAACCTTATCTACATTTCCTCCAGCAAGATAGTGTGCCTCTAATTGATTTACGTTTATAGTAAGTCCTGCCTTAGTGGCCTTAATAAGAGGTAAAACTATTCTACTTGGTACAACTCTTCTAAGTCTCATACCTACTAAATTAAATACACTAACTCTTACATTTGCAGCTAGTGATGACACCCATAATCCTAGCGGAACGAAAGTAAAAAATGTTCCAACCACAAAAACAATAATTACAATACTAATAATCATTCTAATCGCAAAAACGTCTCCCATGATAATCCTCCCTAATATAAATTATTTTATTTTTCTAACAACAAGTCTTGAACCTTGAACTTTAAATATTTCAACCTTAGTATCTTTTGATATATATTCTCCATCTGCAACTACATCAAATTTAACTCCATCAAAATCAGCTGCGCCTGCAGGCCTTAAGTCTGTTATGGTCAACCCGGTTTTGTAAAGCAAATAATCTAAATCGTTAGAGCTTATATATCCCTTATTTTTATGTTGCTCTTCAGTCAATATCAGTGGCTTGAACAACTTTCCTTTTGTAAATGAGTTTAATACCACAGCTAATAGTATTCCTAGTATCGCCACTATTCCAACAATCATTATAAGTGCTTCGACAAAGGATCTAACTGTAATAAAAACTGCTATTATAAGACATATAGAACCTGCTATACCGGGAAGTCCAAATCCCGGAACAACCATTTCAATTCCTACAAGTATAAAACCTATGATTAAAAGAATAATAGTTAATGCTGAAAATGCTGAAAATAAATCCATTTACTTTCCTCCCTTCATCATCCTTTAATCATATTATACAAACTTTATCTAAGCCCTATAATAGAAAGTCTATGTAATATACATTTTTACTCCTAAAATGTCTTTTTATATTGTTCTTTTATCTAAGTACTTTTCTCTTCTACCTTAGGAATAGTAAAATAAAATACTGTTCTATCATTATTTGATTCTACCTTTATCTCTCCCTTGCAGCTATCTAATATCTCTTTTACTATAAACAGCCCCATCCCATTACCTTCACTGCCTTTGGTAGTAAATCCTTCACTAAATATAGAAGATAGCGCATCTTCTGATATCTTAGGTCCGTTGTTCATTACTGTAAATTTATAATTATTAACCGTCTCAGTAAGCTCTATAAACAGAAACCTACTACTATCCTTTAGTTGAAGGGCATATATGGAATTATCAACTAGGTTTCCTAACACCCTACATATCTCCCACGCCTTTATAGGAAGCCTCTTAAGCTCAGTCTTGACTTCTATCTCCACCACTATATCTTTTTGTTCGGCCATCTGAAGTTTCGCTTGAAGCAAGGCATTTATAGCTGGTTCTGAAGTCTTAAGTGCCTTACTGAGCTTTATTATATCTTTATATACCGGTTCCATATAGTTTTTAGCTTCTTCAAACTCTCCTAATTCCATGAGCCCGTATATTATTTGTATATGGTTTAAATAATCATGCCTTTGTTCTCTAAGAGTCCTGTTCAACTGTTCCAAGTTTCTCATAGACTCAACCAGTCCTCGTTCTCCTCTTCTGAACAGTATTGAATAAAAACTAAATACTGATACTAAACTGTTCATAGCTATTATGAGAGCTATTATGTAGATCTTAGTAGTA
Proteins encoded in this region:
- a CDS encoding LytR/AlgR family response regulator transcription factor — its product is MKVLIVDDEKGMRLVIRKVVEKVQGFEVIGEAGEGELAISIFEEKRPEIVFLDVEMPDCNGIELAKKISDINPKTIIIFATAHSQYMSDAFQVYAFDYLVKPFKIERLNQTLDRIKNLNGPSTSYGIDKIIKHEKGLEKLMIKSKEGVSFIDSKEIVLVQREENSTVIYTKSDNFITSATLSEIEEKLDKAQFFRSHKSYIINLSLISKIYPYGRWTYIVKLKDTDKDALLTHEKYEDIKKIFSL
- the floA gene encoding flotillin-like protein FloA (flotillin-like protein involved in membrane lipid rafts) produces the protein MIISIVIIVFVVGTFFTFVPLGLWVSSLAANVRVSVFNLVGMRLRRVVPSRIVLPLIKATKAGLTINVNQLEAHYLAGGNVDKVVDALIAAHRADIDLHFEKAAAIDLAGRDVLEAVKMSVNPKVIETPNVSAVAKDGIELLVKARVTVRTNLERLVGGAGEATILARVGEGIVTNVGSSESHKLVLENPDAISQTVLNKGLDAGTAFEILSIDIADVDVGRNIGAHLQTLQAEADKNIAQAKAEERRAMAVAKEQEMRATVVEAESEVPRAMAQALREGKLGIMDYYDMQNLIADTRMRSSISESGQKKKEIKTNKENQ
- a CDS encoding NfeD family protein, whose protein sequence is MDLFSAFSALTIILLIIGFILVGIEMVVPGFGLPGIAGSICLIIAVFITVRSFVEALIMIVGIVAILGILLAVVLNSFTKGKLFKPLILTEEQHKNKGYISSNDLDYLLYKTGLTITDLRPAGAADFDGVKFDVVADGEYISKDTKVEIFKVQGSRLVVRKIK
- a CDS encoding sensor histidine kinase: MISLGRFCVEGLSISIMKLNKFRFSLGKTLLISALMNVIQVMLMIFLLIFNKRSDIIENSTTKIYIIALIIAMNSLVSVFSFYSILFRRGERGLVESMRNLEQLNRTLREQRHDYLNHIQIIYGLMELGEFEEAKNYMEPVYKDIIKLSKALKTSEPAINALLQAKLQMAEQKDIVVEIEVKTELKRLPIKAWEICRVLGNLVDNSIYALQLKDSSRFLFIELTETVNNYKFTVMNNGPKISEDALSSIFSEGFTTKGSEGNGMGLFIVKEILDSCKGEIKVESNNDRTVFYFTIPKVEEKST